Proteins encoded within one genomic window of Onychostoma macrolepis isolate SWU-2019 chromosome 11, ASM1243209v1, whole genome shotgun sequence:
- the qrich1 gene encoding glutamine-rich protein 1 isoform X1: MNEPIEGGAISFDEYVRQKARTIPQHRMKEFLESLASKGPEVLQEFSQQTSGTTTTMVYQQGANCIYTDSTEVAGSLLELACPVQVTSTQISPQLAAAVHQASEQQIQVQVQIQGEQGQVLQVASPTQQQLQGVTTTQLVQQGELTEEQQQQLQAQLVAAVAGGQQIQIQTVEALSPPQQQGSPREIERRPGGSPAVLQPAKKRKVDVPTVVSYSLPQGQQLATVLAIPQGQQQGYLSLRPDLLTVDSTHLYSATGTITGPAGETWTIPVYSAPQQQGVAHIAIPQEAYSTVQVQASPSDKDKDKMVIGASQAGGAVAVPVSGSGVTTQEEVVHSLFPAQFMNGNIHIPVAVQTVGGAYSGTTQALHIWDPQQQQQHIQDGEAQEQQLHLQAQTEAEPQVEPPPELILPNTLKPEEGLEVWRLWVQRKNADLDKNEQNKLAPIGRRQPLRFQDDLVSSSVGELNLALSLMTQESRGLEGEPFEPDSLYYVFLCIQKYMFENGRVDDIFSDQYYSRFCQCLHKILEEWRPSVHPLGYIIPSHVTEEMLWECKQLGAHSPSTLLTTLMYFNTKYFHLTTVEQHMKVAFSKVLRHTKKNPTNPKDKSTSIRYLKGVGPHHVGQKVTDDMYAEQAEDPENPLRCPIKLYDFYLFKCPQTAKGRNDTYYLTPEPVVAPNSPIWYSTQPITSEQLEHMLTRIMMVREIQEIISIAQANVH; encoded by the exons ATGAATGAGCCCATTGAAGGCGGTGCGATCTCGTTCGACGAGTATGTGCGGCAGAAGGCGCGCACTATACCTCAGCACCGCATGAAAGAGTTTCTGGAGTCGCTGGCCTCTAAAGGCCCGGAGGTTCTGCAGGAGTTCAGTCAGCAGACCAGCGGCACCACCACCACTATGGTGTACCAGCAGGGGGCCAACTGCATCTACACGGACAGCACAGAGGTGGCGGGCTCATTGTTGGAGCTGGCATGTCCG GTGCAGGTGACATCTACACAGATCTCCCCCCAGCTGGCTGCAGCTGTGCATCAAGCATCTGAACAGCAGATTCAAGTACAG GTGCAGATCCAGGGGGAGCAGGGTCAGGTACTTCAGGTGGCTTCTCCCACCCAACAACAGCTACAAGGAGTTACCACTACACAGCTGGTACAACAGGGAGAACTCACAGAGGAACAACAGCAACAG CTCCAAGCCCAACTGGTGGCAGCGGTTGCCGGAGGTCAGCAGATTCAGATCCAGACTGTGGAGGCTCTGTCCCCTCCTCAGCAGCAAGGCTCCCCCAGGGAGATAGAGCGGCGACCTGGAGGCTCACCCGCTGTCCTCCAGCCTGCAAAGAAACGCAAGGTGGACGTCCCGACAGTTGTGTCTTACTCACTTCCTCAAGGGCAGCAGCTGGCTACTGTATTGGCCATTCCGCAGGGCCAACAGCAGGGCTACTTGTCACTCCGACCAGACCTGCTGACCGTTGATAGCACTCATCTTTACAGCGCCACTGGTACCATCACAGGCCCAGCCGGTGAGACCTGGACCATACCTGTGTACTCTGCCCCACAACAGCAAGGTGTGGCCCACATCGCCATCCCTCAGGAGGCCTACAGCACCGTGCAGGTACAGGCCTCGCCTAGCGATAAAGACAAGGACAAGATGGTAATCGGTGCATCTCAGGCTGGCGGGGCAGTGGCCGTTCCAGTGTCTGGCTCGGGAGTGACCACTCAGGAGGAGGTTGTACATTCGCTGTTCCCAGCGCAGTTTATGAATGGAAACATTCACATCCCTGTAGCAGTGCAGACCGTAGGGGGCGCTTACTCTGGGACGACGCAGGCCTTGCACATATGGGATCCGCAGCAACAACAGCAACACATACAGGATGGAGAGGCTCAGGAACAACAGCTCCACCTGCAG GCGCAGACGGAGGCAGAACCGCAGGTGGAACCTCCTCCAGAGCTGATCCTCCCCAACACGCTGAAGCCTGAGGAAGGGCTGGAAGTGTGGAGGCTGTGGGTTCAGCGCAAAAATGCTGACCTGGACAAGAATGAACAAAATAAGCTGGCACCTATAGGAC GTCGACAGCCGCTGCGCTTCCAGGATGATCTTGTCTCAAGTTCAGTGGGCGAGCTGAACTTGGCTCTGTCTTTGATGACCCAAGAGTCTCGTGGGCTGGAGGGGGAGCCATTTGAACCTGATTCACtatactatgtatttttatgtatacaGAAA TACATGTTTGAGAACGGCAGAGTAGACGACATCTTCTCTGATCAGTACTACAGCCGGTTTTGTCAGTGTTTACACAAAATTCTTGAAGAGTGGAGGCCCAGTGTTCACCCTCTTG GCTACATTATCCCAAGTCATGTGACAGAGGAGATGCTCTGGGAGTGTAAGCAGCTGGGAGCTCATTCTCCATCCACTCTACTTACTACACTGATGTACTTCAACACCAA GTACTTCCACTTGACCACAGTGGAGCAGCATATGAAAGTGGCCTTCTCCAAAGTGCTCAGACACACCAAAAAGAATCCCACCAACCCTAAAGACAAGAGCACCAGCATCCGCTACCTGAAAGGAGTTGGGCCACACCATGTTGGACAGAAAG TGACAGACGACATGTACGCAGAGCAGGCGGAGGACCCAGAGAACCCCCTGCGTTGTCCTATCAAGCTCTATGACTTTTACCTCTTCAAATG CCCTCAGACTGCAAAGGGTCGTAATGACACATATTACCTGACGCCAGAGCCTGTTGTGGCACCCAACAGCCCTATTTGGTACTCCACTCAGCCAATCACGAGCGAGCAGCTGGAGCACATGCTAACACGCATCATGATGGTGCGGGAAATCCAGGAGATAATCTCCATCGCGCAGGCCAACGTACACTGA
- the qrich1 gene encoding glutamine-rich protein 1 isoform X2 has translation MNEPIEGGAISFDEYVRQKARTIPQHRMKEFLESLASKGPEVLQEFSQQTSGTTTTMVYQQGANCIYTDSTEVAGSLLELACPVQVTSTQISPQLAAAVHQASEQQIQVQIQGEQGQVLQVASPTQQQLQGVTTTQLVQQGELTEEQQQQLQAQLVAAVAGGQQIQIQTVEALSPPQQQGSPREIERRPGGSPAVLQPAKKRKVDVPTVVSYSLPQGQQLATVLAIPQGQQQGYLSLRPDLLTVDSTHLYSATGTITGPAGETWTIPVYSAPQQQGVAHIAIPQEAYSTVQVQASPSDKDKDKMVIGASQAGGAVAVPVSGSGVTTQEEVVHSLFPAQFMNGNIHIPVAVQTVGGAYSGTTQALHIWDPQQQQQHIQDGEAQEQQLHLQAQTEAEPQVEPPPELILPNTLKPEEGLEVWRLWVQRKNADLDKNEQNKLAPIGRRQPLRFQDDLVSSSVGELNLALSLMTQESRGLEGEPFEPDSLYYVFLCIQKYMFENGRVDDIFSDQYYSRFCQCLHKILEEWRPSVHPLGYIIPSHVTEEMLWECKQLGAHSPSTLLTTLMYFNTKYFHLTTVEQHMKVAFSKVLRHTKKNPTNPKDKSTSIRYLKGVGPHHVGQKVTDDMYAEQAEDPENPLRCPIKLYDFYLFKCPQTAKGRNDTYYLTPEPVVAPNSPIWYSTQPITSEQLEHMLTRIMMVREIQEIISIAQANVH, from the exons ATGAATGAGCCCATTGAAGGCGGTGCGATCTCGTTCGACGAGTATGTGCGGCAGAAGGCGCGCACTATACCTCAGCACCGCATGAAAGAGTTTCTGGAGTCGCTGGCCTCTAAAGGCCCGGAGGTTCTGCAGGAGTTCAGTCAGCAGACCAGCGGCACCACCACCACTATGGTGTACCAGCAGGGGGCCAACTGCATCTACACGGACAGCACAGAGGTGGCGGGCTCATTGTTGGAGCTGGCATGTCCG GTGCAGGTGACATCTACACAGATCTCCCCCCAGCTGGCTGCAGCTGTGCATCAAGCATCTGAACAGCAGATTCAA GTGCAGATCCAGGGGGAGCAGGGTCAGGTACTTCAGGTGGCTTCTCCCACCCAACAACAGCTACAAGGAGTTACCACTACACAGCTGGTACAACAGGGAGAACTCACAGAGGAACAACAGCAACAG CTCCAAGCCCAACTGGTGGCAGCGGTTGCCGGAGGTCAGCAGATTCAGATCCAGACTGTGGAGGCTCTGTCCCCTCCTCAGCAGCAAGGCTCCCCCAGGGAGATAGAGCGGCGACCTGGAGGCTCACCCGCTGTCCTCCAGCCTGCAAAGAAACGCAAGGTGGACGTCCCGACAGTTGTGTCTTACTCACTTCCTCAAGGGCAGCAGCTGGCTACTGTATTGGCCATTCCGCAGGGCCAACAGCAGGGCTACTTGTCACTCCGACCAGACCTGCTGACCGTTGATAGCACTCATCTTTACAGCGCCACTGGTACCATCACAGGCCCAGCCGGTGAGACCTGGACCATACCTGTGTACTCTGCCCCACAACAGCAAGGTGTGGCCCACATCGCCATCCCTCAGGAGGCCTACAGCACCGTGCAGGTACAGGCCTCGCCTAGCGATAAAGACAAGGACAAGATGGTAATCGGTGCATCTCAGGCTGGCGGGGCAGTGGCCGTTCCAGTGTCTGGCTCGGGAGTGACCACTCAGGAGGAGGTTGTACATTCGCTGTTCCCAGCGCAGTTTATGAATGGAAACATTCACATCCCTGTAGCAGTGCAGACCGTAGGGGGCGCTTACTCTGGGACGACGCAGGCCTTGCACATATGGGATCCGCAGCAACAACAGCAACACATACAGGATGGAGAGGCTCAGGAACAACAGCTCCACCTGCAG GCGCAGACGGAGGCAGAACCGCAGGTGGAACCTCCTCCAGAGCTGATCCTCCCCAACACGCTGAAGCCTGAGGAAGGGCTGGAAGTGTGGAGGCTGTGGGTTCAGCGCAAAAATGCTGACCTGGACAAGAATGAACAAAATAAGCTGGCACCTATAGGAC GTCGACAGCCGCTGCGCTTCCAGGATGATCTTGTCTCAAGTTCAGTGGGCGAGCTGAACTTGGCTCTGTCTTTGATGACCCAAGAGTCTCGTGGGCTGGAGGGGGAGCCATTTGAACCTGATTCACtatactatgtatttttatgtatacaGAAA TACATGTTTGAGAACGGCAGAGTAGACGACATCTTCTCTGATCAGTACTACAGCCGGTTTTGTCAGTGTTTACACAAAATTCTTGAAGAGTGGAGGCCCAGTGTTCACCCTCTTG GCTACATTATCCCAAGTCATGTGACAGAGGAGATGCTCTGGGAGTGTAAGCAGCTGGGAGCTCATTCTCCATCCACTCTACTTACTACACTGATGTACTTCAACACCAA GTACTTCCACTTGACCACAGTGGAGCAGCATATGAAAGTGGCCTTCTCCAAAGTGCTCAGACACACCAAAAAGAATCCCACCAACCCTAAAGACAAGAGCACCAGCATCCGCTACCTGAAAGGAGTTGGGCCACACCATGTTGGACAGAAAG TGACAGACGACATGTACGCAGAGCAGGCGGAGGACCCAGAGAACCCCCTGCGTTGTCCTATCAAGCTCTATGACTTTTACCTCTTCAAATG CCCTCAGACTGCAAAGGGTCGTAATGACACATATTACCTGACGCCAGAGCCTGTTGTGGCACCCAACAGCCCTATTTGGTACTCCACTCAGCCAATCACGAGCGAGCAGCTGGAGCACATGCTAACACGCATCATGATGGTGCGGGAAATCCAGGAGATAATCTCCATCGCGCAGGCCAACGTACACTGA